The Salinibaculum sp. SYNS191 genome has a window encoding:
- a CDS encoding class I SAM-dependent methyltransferase, with protein MRIPQPEDFEAITNWGMVENPHAAIDDFSEEKEQSRWNNDYHCRARQVYIQNQSEEAVNNPQSYHRTVERPIDRTKWEYLKCRKAWFHPPVGWNRFSAPGVSRIVDFGCGDGDLTQRVADHIAGNWLRAGYDGFPIEIVGVDINESRLSNARSHTQSPHDAITMRFEQADILDGVMYDDDYFDYGLMIGFLELFDDNQLENVLTEVTRLTAGGFYIRDILDDYPGMYPRPELDSLLSERGFTVQEQHKILKEPFSKDGTNDPLAVWPMDLNQVAFASADSLTPPEERY; from the coding sequence ATGCGTATTCCACAACCAGAGGACTTTGAGGCGATCACCAACTGGGGAATGGTCGAGAACCCACACGCGGCCATCGACGATTTCTCTGAAGAAAAAGAACAGAGCCGGTGGAACAACGATTACCACTGCCGAGCGCGTCAGGTATACATCCAAAACCAATCTGAGGAAGCCGTCAACAACCCTCAATCATATCACCGAACAGTCGAACGTCCGATTGACCGGACAAAGTGGGAATATCTCAAGTGTAGAAAAGCGTGGTTCCACCCCCCAGTCGGGTGGAACCGGTTCAGCGCGCCGGGCGTCTCAAGAATCGTTGACTTCGGATGTGGGGACGGCGACCTCACGCAGCGCGTCGCGGATCACATCGCTGGAAACTGGTTGCGGGCAGGGTACGACGGCTTTCCGATTGAGATTGTCGGAGTTGATATCAACGAATCCCGCCTCAGCAACGCCCGCTCTCACACCCAATCGCCTCACGATGCTATCACGATGCGGTTCGAACAGGCAGACATTCTGGATGGTGTCATGTACGATGACGATTACTTCGACTACGGCCTCATGATCGGGTTCTTGGAACTATTCGACGACAACCAGCTCGAGAATGTGTTGACTGAGGTAACGCGACTCACAGCCGGCGGATTCTACATTCGAGACATCCTCGACGATTACCCCGGGATGTACCCGCGTCCCGAACTCGACTCGCTTCTCAGCGAACGAGGTTTCACGGTCCAAGAACAGCACAAAATCCTCAAAGAACCCTTCAGCAAGGATGGAACCAACGATCCGTTAGCCGTCTGGCCGATGGATCTCAATCAAGTTGCGTTCGCTAGCGCGGACTCCCTGACACCGCCTGAAGAGAGATATTGA
- a CDS encoding sulfatase-like hydrolase/transferase yields the protein MGNRIRNVLLYVDDAVRYETIVDELASLGPTYKTVAASTHTPTSFGSILTGLYPPENGILSFKHTAPSTVQSVFGGRRHNVTIAEEGGMNHSIADIFRNPPRESVEAVEPPFFHIVRRPGGHAPYNGFEWDTYEYCDQTAVEYLREISDEPKKAREDYARGVERSFAEFKRVLEVLDDRNLRHETLVIYTSDHGELLGEYGFFGHTHLATPEIVYVPTTFIHPDLDEGHMDSLLHHIDLLPTASEILDQPLDCGRMRGKPFGKGRERGYNHFEHVRYGDLPNIVEPAIDHIGTFERTVQSMWDKHGGQVFVEGGYFPTLLVYLVLLVQSPIGNQLLHNGGLRDLFRRFAPGHQTYGKPNFDRNDARASIDTLFTSRSEQSNRELDDETVERLQDMGYL from the coding sequence ATGGGCAATAGAATTCGAAACGTCCTCCTGTACGTTGACGACGCCGTTCGGTACGAAACGATAGTTGATGAACTGGCGTCACTCGGTCCAACGTACAAGACAGTCGCTGCATCGACGCATACCCCAACGTCCTTTGGTAGTATACTTACTGGCCTCTACCCCCCAGAGAACGGCATTTTGAGCTTCAAACACACTGCTCCATCAACGGTTCAGTCTGTCTTCGGCGGGAGAAGACACAACGTAACCATCGCGGAAGAAGGCGGTATGAATCACTCTATCGCCGACATATTTCGAAATCCACCACGTGAGTCAGTTGAAGCGGTGGAGCCTCCGTTTTTTCACATCGTTCGTCGTCCTGGCGGTCACGCGCCTTACAACGGGTTCGAGTGGGATACCTACGAGTACTGTGACCAAACTGCAGTCGAATATCTTCGGGAGATCTCTGACGAGCCAAAAAAAGCACGTGAGGACTACGCGAGGGGCGTCGAACGCTCTTTTGCCGAGTTCAAACGGGTTTTGGAGGTACTCGATGATCGAAATTTGAGGCATGAGACACTCGTCATCTATACAAGTGATCACGGGGAATTGCTCGGCGAGTATGGGTTCTTCGGACATACGCATCTCGCGACGCCAGAGATCGTCTATGTTCCGACAACGTTCATTCATCCAGATCTGGATGAAGGTCATATGGATTCCCTTTTACATCATATCGACCTGCTTCCCACTGCATCTGAAATCCTTGATCAACCCCTCGACTGTGGGAGGATGCGAGGCAAGCCGTTTGGCAAGGGTCGAGAGCGAGGGTATAATCACTTCGAACACGTCCGCTACGGGGATCTCCCCAACATAGTAGAACCTGCCATCGACCACATTGGCACCTTCGAACGCACAGTCCAGAGTATGTGGGACAAGCACGGCGGTCAGGTTTTCGTTGAGGGCGGATACTTCCCTACCTTGCTCGTCTACCTGGTTCTTCTGGTGCAGAGCCCTATTGGAAACCAACTCCTCCACAACGGTGGACTTAGGGATTTATTTCGACGCTTTGCGCCCGGTCATCAAACGTATGGGAAGCCAAATTTCGACCGCAATGATGCACGTGCCAGTATCGACACGCTATTCACTAGCAGGAGCGAGCAGAGCAATCGTGAATTAGATGACGAAACTGTGGAACGTCTCCAAGATATGGGGTATCTTTGA
- the neuC gene encoding UDP-N-acetylglucosamine 2-epimerase, whose product MSVRRVTVVTGTRAEYGLLKSSMAAIKAHDTLELTTVATGMHLDPRHGCTVEDIEADGFDVSQRVHTEMAGDSGLTMAKELGAGISGLAESYGDLDPDIVLVLGDRDEAFAGGVAAAHMNIPVAHIHGGDAMEGAMIDDSIRHALTKFAHLHFPASERSRNRILELGEEDARVTLVGAPGLDAIRKREYTDPDAVLAEHGIDADPSLVLVVQHPVTTMAEEAGNQMAATLEAVTSIKSAPDIVVVYPNSDPGSRRMIDVIDRFEAESSILTFPNLPRHDFLGLMDAADTMVGNSSSGIIEAPSLDLPVVDIGPRQNSRQRSANTVEVPHEIDAIRSAVRDCLTNDALREQVAVCENPYDYGGAGSKIADRLATVELNPSLLRKRLTY is encoded by the coding sequence ATGAGTGTCCGGCGAGTCACGGTCGTCACGGGTACAAGAGCTGAATATGGGCTCCTCAAATCCTCGATGGCAGCAATCAAAGCACACGATACACTGGAGTTGACTACGGTCGCCACTGGGATGCATCTTGACCCTCGACACGGCTGTACTGTCGAAGACATCGAGGCTGATGGGTTCGACGTGTCGCAGCGCGTACACACTGAAATGGCCGGTGATTCGGGCCTGACAATGGCGAAGGAACTCGGAGCTGGAATCAGTGGTCTCGCAGAGAGTTACGGGGATCTTGATCCTGATATCGTTCTCGTTCTCGGTGATCGTGACGAGGCATTCGCAGGCGGAGTCGCAGCAGCACATATGAACATCCCAGTCGCACACATACACGGCGGCGATGCGATGGAAGGTGCGATGATCGACGACAGTATTCGACATGCACTGACGAAGTTTGCCCATCTTCACTTCCCGGCCTCGGAACGAAGTCGCAATCGGATTCTCGAACTGGGCGAGGAGGACGCCCGAGTGACCTTAGTCGGAGCACCTGGACTTGACGCCATCAGAAAGAGAGAGTACACTGATCCGGACGCAGTTCTGGCGGAGCATGGGATCGATGCAGACCCCTCGCTCGTCCTCGTCGTCCAACACCCTGTCACGACGATGGCAGAGGAGGCTGGCAACCAGATGGCGGCCACGCTAGAAGCAGTCACATCCATTAAATCCGCTCCCGACATCGTCGTTGTCTACCCCAATTCTGATCCTGGCAGTCGGCGGATGATCGACGTAATTGATCGGTTCGAAGCGGAATCTTCGATTCTGACGTTCCCCAACCTCCCACGGCACGACTTTCTCGGTCTCATGGACGCCGCCGATACGATGGTCGGAAACTCGAGTAGCGGTATCATCGAAGCGCCCTCGCTCGACTTACCCGTGGTCGATATCGGCCCTCGACAGAACAGCCGTCAGCGATCGGCGAACACTGTCGAAGTGCCACACGAGATAGACGCGATTCGGAGCGCCGTACGCGACTGTCTCACCAACGACGCACTACGTGAGCAGGTAGCCGTGTGTGAGAATCCCTATGACTACGGCGGCGCGGGCTCAAAGATCGCAGACCGCCTCGCGACAGTTGAGTTGAACCCCTCTCTGCTCCGGAAGCGGCTGACCTATTAA
- the neuB gene encoding N-acetylneuraminate synthase, with translation MMHNSEPSLHIERNSLDADSVYFIAEAGVNHNGDLDQARELIDVARGSGADAVKFQTFTANRFVSKGAKTADYQKASTNVDSQYELLQEHELSKDEFQLLQEYAENRGITFLSTPFDRISANIVNEMGVPAIKLGSGELTNHPLLRHVAEFGKPMIVSTGMGTMGEVADAVTAIRETNSNVDLALLHCTSMYPAASSTVNLRAMNRMAEKFDVPVGYSDHTTQLTTPGYATAAGALIVEKHFTLDQSLPGPDHHASLEPAELDRAVSLAREAAIVRGSPEKRPTPGEEEMKRVTRKSLHAARDLATDTTLSPDDITIKRPADGISPGELQTAIGRSLATAVNRDEPITEEDLQ, from the coding sequence ATGATGCACAACTCAGAGCCGTCATTACATATTGAGAGGAACAGTCTTGATGCGGACTCTGTGTACTTCATTGCTGAGGCTGGCGTCAATCACAACGGCGATCTTGACCAAGCGCGTGAACTAATCGACGTTGCGCGAGGGAGCGGCGCAGACGCAGTGAAGTTTCAGACGTTCACCGCGAACCGGTTCGTCAGCAAGGGGGCGAAGACCGCCGACTATCAAAAAGCGAGTACCAATGTAGATTCGCAGTACGAACTGCTGCAGGAACACGAGTTGTCGAAGGATGAGTTCCAACTGCTACAAGAGTACGCTGAGAACCGCGGGATAACTTTTCTCTCAACCCCATTCGATCGGATAAGTGCTAACATTGTGAATGAGATGGGTGTCCCGGCAATTAAACTTGGGTCGGGGGAACTGACGAACCATCCGCTGTTACGCCACGTCGCTGAATTCGGCAAACCCATGATCGTTAGTACGGGGATGGGCACAATGGGTGAAGTCGCTGACGCCGTCACCGCGATTCGGGAGACGAATTCAAATGTCGATCTGGCCCTTCTCCACTGTACGAGCATGTATCCGGCCGCTTCTTCGACGGTGAACCTCAGGGCGATGAATCGGATGGCTGAGAAATTCGACGTACCGGTTGGGTATTCGGATCACACGACACAGCTTACGACGCCGGGGTACGCCACAGCAGCCGGTGCGCTGATCGTCGAGAAACACTTCACGCTTGATCAGTCGCTTCCGGGTCCGGATCACCACGCGTCACTCGAACCTGCAGAATTAGATCGGGCCGTGTCGCTTGCCCGTGAGGCAGCAATTGTCCGAGGCTCCCCGGAGAAGCGGCCGACGCCCGGCGAGGAAGAGATGAAGCGAGTCACGCGAAAAAGTCTACATGCGGCACGAGATCTTGCTACCGACACTACTCTCTCGCCAGATGACATTACGATCAAGCGTCCCGCCGACGGCATCTCGCCGGGAGAACTCCAGACAGCCATCGGTCGATCCCTTGCAACAGCAGTGAATCGTGACGAACCGATCACCGAGGAGGACCTCCAATGA